The proteins below come from a single Holdemania massiliensis genomic window:
- a CDS encoding metallophosphoesterase, translated as MNYYISDLHFFHANALNFDQRPFSTVDEMNDYIVQHWNKKVTNNDVVYILGDVSLLHGKEKLIELVAILKGKKVLIQGNHDILKDYRYKQLFYEIHDYQEITDHIKGQSYNLVLSHYPILMWKNQHRGSILLYGHTHNSGEDQFFQSCIAQMNERDDLNLFAQGGTPMLAINVGCMHPWIAYEPRTLEEILEGYNQVIQHPEE; from the coding sequence GTGAACTATTACATTTCAGATCTTCATTTCTTCCATGCCAATGCTTTAAATTTTGATCAACGGCCATTTTCCACTGTGGATGAAATGAATGATTACATCGTCCAACATTGGAATAAAAAGGTTACCAATAATGATGTCGTTTATATTCTGGGCGATGTATCTCTGCTTCATGGTAAGGAAAAACTGATTGAACTGGTAGCCATTTTGAAGGGGAAAAAAGTATTAATTCAAGGTAATCATGACATTCTGAAAGATTATCGTTATAAACAGCTTTTCTATGAAATCCATGATTATCAAGAAATAACAGATCATATTAAAGGGCAGTCCTATAATCTGGTGTTAAGTCATTATCCAATTCTAATGTGGAAAAATCAGCACCGCGGGTCGATTTTACTTTATGGTCATACACATAATTCTGGGGAAGATCAATTTTTTCAAAGCTGCATTGCACAAATGAATGAGCGAGACGATCTGAATTTATTCGCTCAAGGCGGAACACCTATGTTAGCCATCAATGTTGGTTGCATGCACCCTTGGATTGCTTACGAGCCAAGAACATTAGAAGAAATTCTAGAAGGCTACAATCAAGTAATTCAACATCCTGAAGAATAA
- a CDS encoding GNAT family N-acetyltransferase codes for MKTKFAETQADFFRIVRIRTEVFVIEQQVDLHIEQDQDDDTALHWLVENEDGEAIACCRGLDFGEEIHLGRVAVLKPYRMQHIGALMMQDVEKDPHLAKFKKIVVHAQAQVEGFYASLGYTTVSEPFYEAGIKHVTMEKAL; via the coding sequence ATGAAAACCAAGTTTGCTGAAACACAGGCTGATTTCTTTCGGATTGTCAGAATCCGGACTGAAGTCTTTGTTATAGAACAACAAGTTGACCTGCATATTGAACAGGATCAAGACGACGACACCGCCCTGCACTGGCTGGTGGAAAATGAGGACGGCGAAGCGATTGCCTGCTGCCGGGGATTGGATTTCGGAGAAGAAATTCATCTGGGACGCGTAGCTGTCCTAAAGCCTTACCGCATGCAGCATATCGGAGCTTTGATGATGCAAGATGTAGAGAAAGATCCGCATCTGGCAAAATTCAAGAAGATCGTCGTTCACGCCCAAGCGCAGGTTGAAGGCTTTTATGCGTCGCTGGGCTATACAACCGTGTCCGAGCCCTTTTATGAGGCCGGCATCAAGCATGTAACGATGGAGAAAGCGCTATGA
- a CDS encoding FtsW/RodA/SpoVE family cell cycle protein, whose protein sequence is MSQQPERIHKKFHIDRTLMFLLLAMTCVSLLAIYCADPIMATRLQGTYLWAKQGMWYAIGFLMLAFLTRFGSDRLFTGVKIFYWILMVLLAILLVDKYLIDLPDRFIRPVNGTTAWYQIPGLGTFQPSEFMKIVLIIMVANIIHEHNLGKTEMSFASDFQLFWKVGKISVPPLILIFLEPDTGIPLVIIVSILVMLAVSGVRREWVWLGAACLIIGFGGLILMFKFYPNVLSSILGGGYKMRRIYGWLETEKYINTWGNQLYTSLLTIGSSGLTGHGFREVLIRFPEPQTDFIFSVIGQNFGFLGTTSVVALLTTFDLKLISIATKYDQPRERYMVAGMIGMLLFQQLVNMGMITGLFPITGITLPFISYGGSSMLSYMIPLAIVFQMSSETKSRLMH, encoded by the coding sequence ATGAGCCAACAGCCGGAACGCATCCATAAGAAGTTTCATATCGACCGGACCTTGATGTTTCTGCTTCTGGCCATGACCTGTGTGTCCTTACTGGCAATCTATTGCGCGGATCCGATCATGGCGACCCGGCTGCAGGGCACCTATCTGTGGGCCAAGCAAGGCATGTGGTATGCGATCGGATTTCTGATGCTGGCGTTTCTGACACGATTTGGTAGTGATCGGTTATTTACCGGCGTTAAGATCTTTTACTGGATTTTGATGGTTCTGCTGGCCATCCTGCTGGTGGATAAATATTTAATTGATCTGCCGGATCGCTTCATTCGACCTGTTAATGGAACGACAGCGTGGTATCAGATCCCTGGCCTGGGTACCTTCCAGCCTAGTGAGTTTATGAAAATTGTTCTGATCATCATGGTTGCCAACATTATCCATGAGCACAATCTGGGCAAAACTGAGATGTCTTTTGCCAGCGACTTTCAGTTATTCTGGAAGGTTGGAAAAATTTCCGTTCCGCCGCTGATTTTAATTTTCTTAGAACCGGATACCGGTATTCCGTTAGTCATCATCGTCAGTATTCTAGTCATGCTGGCTGTGTCCGGAGTGCGCCGGGAATGGGTTTGGCTGGGTGCTGCGTGTCTGATAATCGGCTTCGGCGGCTTGATCCTGATGTTTAAATTTTATCCGAATGTTCTGTCCTCCATCTTAGGCGGAGGGTATAAAATGCGCCGTATCTACGGTTGGCTGGAAACGGAGAAATACATCAATACCTGGGGCAATCAGCTTTATACTTCGCTGCTGACAATCGGCTCTTCCGGCTTGACCGGCCATGGTTTCCGCGAAGTGCTGATCCGTTTCCCAGAACCACAGACGGACTTTATTTTCTCCGTTATCGGTCAGAACTTCGGATTTCTCGGCACGACCTCCGTGGTCGCTCTGCTGACAACCTTTGATCTGAAATTGATCAGTATCGCGACGAAATATGATCAGCCAAGAGAACGGTATATGGTTGCCGGCATGATCGGAATGTTATTGTTCCAGCAGCTGGTCAACATGGGCATGATCACCGGTCTGTTCCCGATCACCGGGATCACGCTGCCGTTTATTTCCTATGGCGGATCGAGTATGCTGTCCTACATGATCCCGCTGGCCATTGTCTTCCAGATGAGCTCGGAAACTAAGAGCCGGCTGATGCATTAG
- a CDS encoding RloB domain-containing protein → MSRPMRKLRKKFVIFCEGDTEFHYMDQMRKNQGDEISLQPINMRGGGYASFLNEIRTRANTNCIAKFIIVDADRISRNKGEKNGFLELMNYCRLQNQKRAVPHFLIVNNPDFEFIACLHNRDYRGQSTNDYIVNQFGFKNLIQFKNNADIYYYLNSKNNSYLVMLDQIRKGPKIIKNNYVINKKMFEIEIKNTELDLSAQRGSNLEEFYDVINW, encoded by the coding sequence ATGAGTAGACCCATGAGAAAGCTACGAAAGAAATTTGTTATTTTTTGTGAAGGAGATACTGAATTTCACTACATGGATCAAATGAGAAAAAATCAAGGAGACGAGATTTCACTGCAGCCTATTAATATGAGAGGCGGAGGCTATGCTAGTTTTCTCAATGAGATCCGCACCCGGGCGAATACCAATTGTATTGCGAAATTTATTATTGTGGACGCTGATAGGATCAGCCGTAATAAGGGTGAAAAAAACGGATTCTTAGAGTTGATGAATTATTGTCGATTACAAAATCAAAAACGAGCCGTTCCGCATTTTCTAATAGTAAATAATCCAGATTTCGAATTTATTGCTTGTTTGCATAATAGAGATTATCGAGGTCAAAGTACAAATGATTATATCGTTAATCAATTTGGTTTTAAGAATTTGATACAGTTTAAGAACAATGCAGATATTTATTATTATTTAAACAGTAAAAATAACAGTTATCTTGTCATGTTGGATCAAATACGCAAAGGTCCTAAAATTATTAAAAATAATTATGTAATCAATAAGAAAATGTTTGAAATAGAAATTAAGAACACAGAGTTAGACTTAAGTGCACAAAGAGGTAGTAATTTAGAAGAATTTTATGATGTCATAAATTGGTAG
- a CDS encoding AAA family ATPase, translated as MLIRYRFNNFCSFWGNTEFSLEAAKGKVKNRFPDNYVTHSCDCNCLKTAIIVGENAGGKSNFINSLKYLKSLFSDNSEVFSLPAYINTASVLAQKTPNQEFELEILAENSRIYHYILIIDQSGIVEEKLYSRNKMKAADNLCFSACRTKENDYAITGELLNIAARFSKLNVGLGLFITKLAIVGNEHAMQVTQWVNQSLYIASLTDNELEMRKVQTDLKILKDDRYLDILRMVDSSILAIDLDEEMPYSKTIIIRKNEENVLMKRELSMDSAGVREFFAWAVQIFRVVYENKIIFADEMDRVFNPILSDRVIAYIHGKKHHGQFIFTTHNILHLNLTTFMKEQIYFVSKDKNSLISELYALSDFPEVRYETTKIYEFYMKGILGGTSDE; from the coding sequence ATGCTAATTCGATACCGGTTCAATAACTTTTGTTCGTTTTGGGGCAATACTGAGTTCTCACTTGAAGCGGCAAAAGGCAAAGTTAAAAATCGATTTCCAGATAATTATGTAACTCATTCCTGTGACTGCAACTGTTTGAAAACGGCGATTATTGTCGGAGAAAATGCAGGTGGAAAATCGAACTTTATAAACAGTTTAAAGTATTTAAAGTCTTTATTTTCGGATAACAGCGAGGTGTTTTCTCTTCCAGCATATATCAATACCGCCAGCGTTTTAGCACAAAAAACACCTAACCAGGAGTTTGAATTAGAAATTCTCGCAGAAAACAGTCGGATTTATCATTATATATTAATCATTGATCAATCCGGCATTGTTGAAGAAAAACTTTACTCAAGAAATAAAATGAAGGCTGCAGATAATCTTTGTTTTTCAGCCTGCCGAACAAAAGAGAACGATTATGCAATTACGGGCGAACTACTTAACATTGCAGCACGATTTTCAAAACTCAATGTAGGTTTAGGTTTATTTATTACAAAGCTTGCCATAGTTGGCAATGAACATGCAATGCAAGTGACTCAATGGGTAAACCAATCTCTATACATCGCTTCTTTAACGGATAATGAATTGGAAATGAGGAAAGTTCAAACAGATTTAAAAATCTTAAAGGATGATCGATATTTAGATATATTAAGGATGGTTGATTCTAGTATTCTGGCTATTGACTTAGATGAAGAAATGCCATACAGCAAAACGATAATTATTCGTAAAAACGAGGAAAATGTTCTTATGAAACGAGAATTATCCATGGATTCAGCAGGTGTACGAGAATTCTTTGCTTGGGCCGTTCAGATTTTTCGGGTCGTCTATGAAAATAAGATTATTTTCGCAGATGAAATGGACCGAGTGTTCAATCCCATTCTTTCCGATCGTGTTATTGCGTATATCCATGGAAAAAAACATCATGGGCAATTTATTTTTACAACCCATAATATTCTGCATTTAAATCTGACAACATTTATGAAGGAACAGATTTACTTTGTTTCTAAAGACAAAAATTCATTGATTTCTGAGTTGTATGCTTTGTCAGATTTTCCGGAAGTTCGCTATGAAACGACTAAAATTTATGAGTTTTATATGAAAGGTATACTTGGAGGGACTTCTGATGAGTAG
- a CDS encoding S41 family peptidase: MKSILRKITLLLPLFFLASCAVTPLSTNEAPVAEYLSAQQRIKPLIDAYTEISAHSTFWHQQPDFPYSEMLAEIIMQAAESIDVYDYCTLLERLTAVTGDAHNHFGYNTAMLNSFGYLSYELQYLDGRYIVTGVSETSQIPLGSELIQIQDQTPQTYLEENMAPLVAAESYRLKQNRMLERFTYNRKGEKILLTWKTPDNQERTTEEVYVSGGRRIIETYDQPELGNYVTEVIRQASDYDVLILENQIVYMRIRQMSDISGSYFTEVLPKIGSARKFILDIRGNRGGNDIGAFQLLSAFYDEIENFATFELAESPESFGNHSATFPQRSFDYSKPEILDLKTLFRSAEIPTIPSDQLVLLTDYNTMSAAESLALLASSLNKFTLIGTPTAGSCGLRYDVILEDLGFSFAFTTRNSLDYDGQSLYGKGIEPDKLVEQNVDDLKQGIDTVLEAALAFLHDSQPVQKE, from the coding sequence ATGAAATCAATTTTGCGTAAAATCACGCTTTTGCTTCCGCTCTTCTTTCTGGCGTCCTGTGCGGTGACACCCCTAAGCACCAATGAAGCGCCAGTCGCGGAATACCTCAGCGCGCAGCAGCGGATCAAGCCTCTGATCGACGCCTATACTGAAATCAGCGCCCACTCTACTTTTTGGCATCAACAGCCGGATTTCCCTTATTCAGAAATGCTAGCCGAGATCATCATGCAGGCCGCAGAATCCATTGATGTCTACGATTACTGCACGCTGTTAGAAAGATTAACTGCGGTGACCGGTGATGCGCATAATCATTTCGGCTATAATACAGCGATGTTGAATTCCTTTGGCTATCTGAGCTATGAGCTGCAATATCTGGATGGACGTTATATCGTCACCGGCGTCAGTGAAACGTCTCAGATTCCCCTGGGTTCAGAGTTGATTCAAATCCAGGATCAGACGCCGCAGACTTATCTGGAAGAAAACATGGCACCGTTGGTTGCCGCAGAATCCTACCGGCTCAAGCAAAATCGAATGCTGGAACGTTTCACTTACAACCGCAAAGGAGAAAAAATTCTGCTGACCTGGAAAACCCCTGACAATCAAGAACGGACAACAGAGGAAGTCTATGTTTCCGGCGGGCGACGGATTATCGAAACCTACGATCAGCCTGAACTTGGAAATTATGTTACCGAAGTAATTCGTCAGGCTTCGGATTATGACGTTCTGATTCTTGAAAATCAGATCGTTTACATGCGTATCCGACAGATGAGTGATATTAGTGGCTCTTATTTTACAGAAGTTCTGCCCAAGATTGGAAGTGCTCGAAAGTTCATCCTGGATATCCGCGGGAATCGCGGCGGCAACGACATTGGAGCCTTTCAGCTGTTATCGGCTTTCTACGATGAAATTGAGAACTTCGCGACCTTTGAGCTGGCTGAAAGTCCGGAAAGCTTTGGCAATCACTCGGCTACTTTTCCACAGCGTTCTTTCGATTATTCCAAACCGGAAATCCTTGACTTAAAAACCCTTTTCCGCAGTGCTGAGATTCCAACAATTCCCTCTGATCAGCTTGTTTTATTAACCGATTACAACACGATGTCCGCCGCGGAAAGTCTAGCTCTGCTGGCTTCTTCGTTGAATAAGTTCACCTTGATCGGCACACCCACCGCCGGTTCCTGCGGACTTCGTTATGATGTCATTTTGGAAGACCTCGGTTTCTCTTTCGCCTTCACCACACGAAATTCGCTCGACTACGATGGGCAGTCTCTCTATGGAAAAGGGATCGAGCCTGACAAACTCGTTGAACAGAATGTCGATGATTTAAAACAGGGCATCGACACGGTGCTGGAAGCCGCGTTAGCTTTCCTGCATGATTCCCAGCCGGTGCAAAAGGAATAA
- a CDS encoding FAD-dependent oxidoreductase, which produces MQTHFPELFTPLRVRGIMFPNRIFLSPQGHSPKHRHPSSYDSLYDAGMLFFDKSQGGFGGCTIATGPVQADGRYEKYARDQIRELMSMATQTGAKVAAGVMPFAFHPDKIPPITDIEPNYAKIEGGTPKGQPSSGNQPMLPNYRASKGMWDGYPCEEMPEAMILESIETACRSAKAAREFGFDYVEVGGFAHGSAIASFLSAKENHRMDKFGGSMENRCRYPLMLLRAVREAIGEDMPMAITISSQLYDQRSADLSHTEEEMMEFLKRAQGILDLVIISSGMDTTNLWNENVFHCGTIFQKKDFTVEFSKRMKKEAPQLIAIPRGGINTVQLAEEVLAEGWGDAVCVGRSFVADPNWPKKAMEGREEDIVPCLRCDYCYHSATDHMNLFCSVNPRLFRERRVPQEITPAKNMKKVVVIGGGPGGCKAALTAAERGHEVILIEKSDAVGGQLKHAPFDNHKEDLDNYKKYLQVQIAKSKVQVMFNTIATPEMVKAMNPDALVIAVGAEPVLPRIPGIEKAQEATSLYTHMEEIGQRVAIIGGGTIGAEMALTLAEKGHDVTVIEMNDELAAQGHFFYKIGLKHAILDVKENFHTLLKTRCLEVLDTDVKVVDDKGQEQIVNADTVIYAVGMKSKREEALAFYGITPQTALIGDCKRVGRVMEATHDGYFFAMSL; this is translated from the coding sequence ATGCAAACTCATTTTCCAGAATTATTCACACCGCTGCGGGTGCGCGGCATTATGTTTCCCAACCGGATATTCCTTTCTCCGCAGGGGCATTCGCCGAAGCATCGTCATCCCTCTTCCTATGATTCTCTCTACGATGCCGGGATGTTGTTCTTTGACAAATCCCAGGGCGGCTTTGGCGGCTGTACGATTGCCACAGGGCCGGTTCAGGCTGACGGTCGTTATGAAAAATATGCCCGCGATCAAATCCGTGAGCTGATGTCGATGGCTACGCAGACCGGGGCTAAGGTCGCTGCCGGGGTGATGCCGTTTGCTTTCCATCCGGATAAAATTCCGCCGATCACCGACATTGAGCCCAACTATGCGAAGATCGAGGGCGGTACGCCGAAAGGTCAGCCAAGCAGCGGCAACCAGCCGATGCTGCCGAATTATCGAGCTTCCAAAGGCATGTGGGATGGCTATCCGTGTGAAGAGATGCCGGAAGCCATGATCCTGGAATCCATCGAAACAGCCTGCCGCAGCGCTAAGGCCGCCCGTGAATTTGGCTTTGATTACGTCGAGGTCGGCGGCTTTGCCCATGGCAGTGCAATCGCTTCGTTTCTGTCAGCGAAGGAAAATCACCGAATGGATAAGTTTGGCGGGTCCATGGAGAATCGCTGCCGATATCCGCTGATGTTATTGCGGGCAGTACGGGAAGCGATCGGCGAGGACATGCCGATGGCCATCACGATTTCCAGTCAGCTGTATGATCAGCGCAGTGCCGATCTGTCGCATACGGAAGAGGAAATGATGGAATTTCTGAAACGGGCGCAGGGAATTCTGGATCTGGTTATCATCTCTTCCGGTATGGATACGACCAACCTGTGGAATGAAAATGTCTTTCATTGCGGAACGATTTTCCAGAAGAAAGATTTTACCGTTGAATTCTCAAAGCGGATGAAAAAGGAAGCACCGCAGCTGATCGCGATTCCCCGCGGCGGCATTAACACGGTGCAGCTGGCGGAAGAAGTGCTGGCTGAGGGCTGGGGCGATGCGGTCTGCGTCGGCCGTTCCTTTGTGGCCGATCCCAACTGGCCGAAGAAAGCAATGGAAGGCCGGGAAGAGGATATTGTACCGTGTCTACGCTGTGATTATTGCTATCACAGTGCGACAGATCACATGAATTTGTTCTGTTCCGTCAATCCGCGGCTGTTCCGGGAACGGCGGGTACCGCAGGAAATCACTCCGGCTAAAAATATGAAAAAGGTCGTTGTCATTGGGGGCGGACCGGGCGGATGCAAGGCGGCGCTGACTGCGGCAGAGCGCGGACATGAGGTCATCCTGATTGAAAAAAGCGATGCGGTCGGCGGACAGCTGAAGCACGCCCCGTTCGATAATCATAAGGAAGATCTCGATAATTATAAGAAATATCTTCAGGTGCAGATTGCCAAGTCCAAGGTACAGGTGATGTTCAACACCATCGCAACCCCGGAAATGGTGAAAGCGATGAATCCGGACGCCCTGGTGATTGCGGTTGGGGCAGAACCGGTTCTGCCGCGCATCCCGGGGATTGAAAAGGCACAGGAGGCAACGTCGCTCTACACGCACATGGAAGAAATTGGACAGCGCGTCGCGATCATCGGCGGCGGTACCATCGGTGCGGAAATGGCGTTGACGTTAGCGGAAAAAGGGCATGATGTAACCGTTATTGAGATGAATGACGAATTGGCTGCCCAAGGGCATTTCTTCTACAAGATCGGACTGAAGCATGCGATTCTTGATGTAAAGGAAAATTTTCATACCCTGTTAAAGACCCGTTGTCTGGAAGTGCTGGATACGGATGTGAAAGTTGTCGATGACAAGGGGCAGGAACAGATCGTAAATGCGGATACGGTGATCTATGCTGTGGGCATGAAGTCTAAGCGTGAAGAAGCGCTGGCCTTCTACGGCATTACTCCGCAGACAGCCTTGATCGGTGACTGCAAACGCGTCGGCCGTGTTATGGAGGCTACCCATGACGGATATTTCTTTGCGATGAGTTTGTAG
- a CDS encoding PTS lactose/cellobiose transporter subunit IIA → MEQGLAKVSCEIIAKVGTAKGLFVEAIELAAAGQLENARAHLAEGEQIFNQGHQAHGELLSQFAAGTEVHVDLLLVHAECQMMSAEDFKVIAEEVIGILESRANA, encoded by the coding sequence ATGGAACAGGGATTGGCAAAGGTCAGCTGTGAAATTATCGCTAAAGTAGGAACCGCCAAAGGTTTGTTTGTGGAAGCGATTGAATTGGCTGCGGCGGGACAGCTGGAAAACGCCCGCGCTCATCTGGCAGAGGGTGAACAGATCTTTAATCAAGGACATCAGGCACATGGAGAGCTTTTGTCGCAATTTGCAGCTGGGACTGAGGTTCATGTCGACCTCCTTCTTGTCCATGCCGAATGTCAGATGATGAGTGCTGAAGATTTTAAAGTCATTGCCGAGGAAGTCATCGGTATTTTAGAAAGCCGGGCAAACGCATGA
- a CDS encoding PTS sugar transporter subunit IIB encodes MKIIRLFCANGFTTEMMTKKMQQAADKLGLEYEIKAFPYAKVRDEGPKADVILLGPQIRYNLKHVQQDYPNTPVILMDMRLYAAMDGEAMIKQVQALLEA; translated from the coding sequence ATGAAAATAATACGTTTGTTCTGTGCCAACGGTTTTACGACGGAAATGATGACCAAAAAAATGCAGCAGGCGGCGGACAAGCTCGGTCTGGAGTATGAGATCAAGGCGTTTCCGTATGCCAAAGTCCGGGATGAAGGACCGAAAGCGGACGTCATCTTATTGGGACCGCAGATTCGGTACAATTTGAAACATGTCCAACAGGATTATCCGAATACCCCGGTGATTCTGATGGATATGCGCTTATACGCCGCCATGGATGGCGAAGCGATGATTAAACAAGTTCAGGCCCTTTTGGAAGCGTAA
- a CDS encoding PTS sugar transporter subunit IIC encodes MNNFLDKLDHALSPIADVLSNNKFLRSIANGLICLMPLTMVAAIFSILEALPKVASFLPQWSEAVDAALLVPYNVIFGLMALIVSFTVAYQHSKNYEDSDSMMNGLLSLLCFVLMASTYENMAFSAQYFGYAGIFAAVLTALVSVELYHFLVKHNLRIRMPDSVPPLVSKSFEALIPLMILVAVFYGGNCLIVSLSGNSIPALIQSLVTPAIQGSDSIWYQAVLHFLMQLFFWLGMHGWAITAGFSMPISNALLAEQSAAYASGTAIADLPYFTTGGVNMCNVFYFIPLILMFACKAKRNKAIGRMTFIPTLFNISEPMTFGIPIVLNPILGIPFILYQPIIVSINMAAVKYGFMNRSAMSGIAALPQPFSTFVACYGDFRVFLVFAVMLIVAIAIWYPFLMIWDRKCLREEQEAMALGEIENAA; translated from the coding sequence ATGAATAATTTCTTAGACAAACTCGATCATGCTTTATCACCGATCGCTGATGTACTCTCCAACAACAAATTTCTCCGTTCGATTGCCAATGGTCTGATCTGCCTGATGCCGCTGACGATGGTCGCTGCGATATTCAGTATTTTGGAGGCTTTGCCGAAAGTCGCGTCGTTTTTGCCGCAATGGAGCGAAGCCGTGGATGCGGCCTTGCTTGTTCCCTACAATGTCATCTTTGGCTTAATGGCGCTGATTGTTTCGTTCACGGTCGCGTATCAGCATTCTAAAAACTATGAAGATTCCGACAGCATGATGAACGGATTGCTTTCACTGCTGTGCTTCGTGCTGATGGCGTCGACCTATGAAAACATGGCCTTCTCCGCTCAGTATTTCGGTTATGCCGGAATCTTTGCGGCGGTGCTGACCGCGCTGGTTTCCGTTGAGCTTTATCATTTCTTAGTGAAACACAACCTGCGCATCCGCATGCCGGACTCCGTTCCGCCGCTTGTCAGCAAGTCGTTTGAAGCGCTGATCCCACTGATGATTCTGGTTGCGGTGTTCTATGGCGGCAACTGCCTGATTGTCAGTCTGAGCGGCAATTCCATTCCAGCCTTAATTCAATCGCTGGTCACGCCGGCGATCCAAGGTTCCGATTCGATCTGGTACCAGGCTGTTCTGCACTTCTTAATGCAGCTGTTCTTCTGGCTGGGAATGCATGGCTGGGCGATTACGGCCGGTTTCTCGATGCCGATTTCCAATGCGCTGTTGGCGGAACAGTCGGCGGCGTATGCTTCCGGAACAGCGATTGCCGATCTGCCGTACTTCACGACCGGCGGCGTCAACATGTGCAACGTCTTTTACTTCATCCCGCTGATCCTGATGTTTGCCTGTAAAGCCAAGCGCAACAAGGCAATTGGGCGGATGACTTTTATTCCAACTTTGTTCAACATTTCTGAACCGATGACCTTCGGTATTCCCATCGTCTTGAATCCAATTCTTGGTATTCCGTTTATTTTGTACCAGCCGATCATCGTTTCGATCAACATGGCAGCCGTCAAATATGGTTTCATGAACCGCTCTGCGATGTCCGGAATCGCTGCTTTGCCGCAGCCATTCTCAACCTTTGTTGCCTGTTATGGAGACTTCCGTGTATTTCTGGTCTTTGCGGTGATGTTGATTGTGGCGATCGCAATCTGGTACCCGTTCTTAATGATCTGGGATCGAAAATGTCTGCGTGAGGAACAGGAAGCGATGGCTTTGGGTGAGATTGAAAACGCAGCTTAA
- a CDS encoding DUF3284 domain-containing protein: MKNTFHLKVKGAEIFDYFIAVLLQDVLAYTGRTVTPAQLKVGFTYQKNISNNPKKPRIASVRLTEYSYPHHYAVVYTRENLRRTAVYDVIEEARGCRFIMTQQTEKQVRGEDGKLVWKVIDPADKEKQPSLMMRLRMMAAARQIRRTVKRPALV, translated from the coding sequence ATGAAAAATACATTTCATCTGAAAGTCAAAGGCGCAGAAATCTTTGATTACTTCATCGCGGTCTTGCTTCAGGATGTTTTAGCTTATACCGGACGGACGGTTACGCCCGCACAGCTGAAAGTAGGTTTCACGTATCAGAAAAATATTTCCAACAATCCGAAAAAGCCGCGGATCGCCTCGGTACGGCTGACAGAGTACAGTTATCCACATCATTACGCTGTTGTTTACACACGTGAAAATCTGCGGAGAACCGCCGTGTATGATGTGATCGAGGAAGCCCGCGGCTGCCGTTTCATCATGACCCAGCAGACGGAAAAGCAGGTGCGGGGGGAGGACGGCAAACTTGTGTGGAAGGTGATAGATCCTGCCGACAAGGAAAAACAACCGTCGCTGATGATGCGTTTGCGGATGATGGCCGCAGCCCGGCAGATCCGCCGCACCGTGAAAAGGCCGGCGCTGGTCTGA